TCGAAGGCGCCACCATCACCGCAACGAGCCCCGAGAGCGAGCGGACGCTCGAGGTCACATCGGACAAGGACGGAAAATGGGCTCTGCTCGGTTTCCGTTCGGGAACGTACGAGTTTACGTTCAGCGCCCCGGGGTTCAAGCCTCAGGCCTACAAACAGGCCATCAAACAGATGGGGAGGAATCCCTCGATGGATGTCGTGATGGAGCCGCTGGGGCAGGGACAGAGCGGTGGCGCGATGGGCGGGCTGCTCGAAGAGGCAAATACCCTGTTCGAGCAGAAAGACTACGCGGGCGCGATCGCGAAGTACGAGGCGATCCTGGCGGACGAGCCCACGCTCTACCAGGTTCATTACAATATCGGAAGCGCCCGGCGGGAGATGGGACAGCTCGACGAAGCCAAGGCGTCGTACGAAAAGGTCCTGGCGCAGGACCCGATGAATACCGCCGCTCTGGTGAGCGTCGGCGACATCCTGGTACAGCAAGGCGACCTCGACAAGGCGGTGGAGTATTTCGAGAAGGCGATCGACCAGACTCAGGACGAGATCGTGCCCTTCAACGTGGCGGAGATCTACATGAGCCAGGGCAACGCCGCCAAGGCGCTCGAGTTCTACCAGCTGTCGTCCTCGCGCAAGCCCGACTGGCCCGAAGCGCATCTCAAGATTGCCTACGCCCAGGTGAATCTTGGCGACCTCGCCGCGGCGCGGGCATCCTTCGAAAAAGTCGTCGCCATCGCACCGGACAGTCCTCAAGCGCAGGTAGCCGAGCAGATGCTCGCGTCGTTACCGCAGTAACCCAGATCTCACCCCGAGGCGAAATGATTTGGGGGCGGATGTGTCGACGAGAGGGATCGGCTAGCCGCCCCGCGCGAAATCTCGACCCGGATCGCCCCCGACAGAGGAGGCCCATGGATACCCGTCTATTCGCTCTCGTGCTGACGACCTCTCTCGCAACCGTCTCACCGGCTTCGGCGCAGAGTCCGGTGCTCGATCGCATCCTCGAGTCGCGCGAGCTGAGGGTCGCGACCTCCGGCACCCAGCCACCGTTCAATGCCGTCAGCAGGGACCAGGAGTTGATCGGGCTCGAAGTCGACTTGGCCCGGATGCTGGCGGACGCCATGAACGTGAATCTGACCTTGACGTCCATGCCGTTTCCCGATCTCCTTCCCGCGTTGAAGGATGGAAAAGTAGACATGGTTCTGTCGGGACTGGCGATCACCCCGGCGAGAATCCGCGAGGTCGCCTTCGTGGGCCCCTACCTGCTCTCGGGAAAATCCGTTCTGACCGATGGCCGGCGGCTCACCTCGATGAAAGGACCGCGTGATCTCGACATTCCCGAACTAACGCTCGTGGCGCTCGCAGACTCGACCAGCGTCGACTACGTGAAACGCGTGGCGCCGAAAGCGAAACTCGTAACCACCCCGAACTACGAGGCCGCGGTGCAAATGATTCTGAGCGACACCGCCGATGCGATGATCGCCGACATGCCCGTCTGCATCCTGACGGTGCTGAGGAATCCCAACAGGGATCTCGCCACTCCGTCCCGACCGTTTACGGTGGAGCCCGTCGGCATTGCCCTGCCCACGAGCGACGAGCGATTCCGGAATCTCGTGGAGGCCTACGTCGACGCTTTCGAAAAGACCGGCGCTCTCGAAGAGCTTCGCGCGAGGTGGCTTTCGGGCGGCGAGTGGATCGCACAGCTTCCCTGAGGAGGCGACGCGGAGGGCTTCTTGTGCTCAGTGCCGTGGCGGGACCCGTGGTCGATCGTCCGCCACGGCTCAAGCTGCTTGCGGCGCGGCCAGCGCGCCGAGCTCGCTCCGCTCGCGCAGGGTGGGCTGAATTTTCGTCCACCCTGCTCGTGGTCGGACGGGACCCGTGGTCGTCCCCCCCGGTAGCTTTCGATCCGCCAATGACATGCCCTTCGTCGTTCTAGTCATTGGCATCGCCATCGTCATGACGGCGATCATCGCTTTCGAAGTCCACCCGTTCCTCGCCCTCGTCCTCGCGACGATGATCGTGGGCATCCTTTCGCCCAAGCCGCTCGAGCCGGGAGGCGCTGACCTGCAGGCGGTCCGAGCCGTCGAGCTCACCGCCCAGGGGTTCGGTGTCACCGCGGGGGGTATCGGCATCGTCATCGTTCTCGCCGCCATCATCGGTCAATGTCTGCTCGAGAGCGGAGCGGCCGATCGGATCGTTCGCAGCTTTCTCGAGCTTTTGGGGGACAAGCGGGCGGGGTTGGCGTTGATGGGAAGCGGCTACGTGCTGTCGATTCCGGTCTTCTTCGACACGGTCTTCTTTCTTCTCGTACCCCTGGCTCGCTCGCTCCGTTTGCGAACGGGCAGGTGCTACGCGCTCTACGTCTCCGCCATCTGTGCCGGAGCGCTGGTCACCCACTCGCTCGTGCCTCCGACACCCGGGCCGCTGTTCATGGCCGAAACGTTCGAGCTTCCGCTGGGAACCGCCATCCTCGGGGGCGCGCTACTGGGGCTCGCGCCGGCCTTCTTCGGTCTCGCAGTCTCCGGCTGGATCGACCGCCGTCTCGACGTTCCCCTTCGAGACGTCCCGGGGACGGAGAGAAAG
This portion of the Vicinamibacteria bacterium genome encodes:
- a CDS encoding tetratricopeptide repeat protein; its protein translation is MHRRQFATLLSCAVLGCAVSASAQMGTGRVTGSVHDVEGKPIEGATITATSPESERTLEVTSDKDGKWALLGFRSGTYEFTFSAPGFKPQAYKQAIKQMGRNPSMDVVMEPLGQGQSGGAMGGLLEEANTLFEQKDYAGAIAKYEAILADEPTLYQVHYNIGSARREMGQLDEAKASYEKVLAQDPMNTAALVSVGDILVQQGDLDKAVEYFEKAIDQTQDEIVPFNVAEIYMSQGNAAKALEFYQLSSSRKPDWPEAHLKIAYAQVNLGDLAAARASFEKVVAIAPDSPQAQVAEQMLASLPQ
- a CDS encoding transporter substrate-binding domain-containing protein, with protein sequence MDTRLFALVLTTSLATVSPASAQSPVLDRILESRELRVATSGTQPPFNAVSRDQELIGLEVDLARMLADAMNVNLTLTSMPFPDLLPALKDGKVDMVLSGLAITPARIREVAFVGPYLLSGKSVLTDGRRLTSMKGPRDLDIPELTLVALADSTSVDYVKRVAPKAKLVTTPNYEAAVQMILSDTADAMIADMPVCILTVLRNPNRDLATPSRPFTVEPVGIALPTSDERFRNLVEAYVDAFEKTGALEELRARWLSGGEWIAQLP